A segment of the Lineus longissimus chromosome 11, tnLinLong1.2, whole genome shotgun sequence genome:
AtgggaaatcaaagatggctgtgAATTGGGCTAAAAAACCAGAATCATTTCCCATGATGCAATGGTGTAACAACTCTtaaaccaagtttaaatgatttcttggtCACGACAACCTATactttgacatcaaaatcataatcataccAGCAATATTATGGAAGTTATAGccagaaattgattttagtGGTTATTGAAGGTCTGGCATTACACGTTTCTATCTAATTTTTCAAATGCCTATTACTTCTAAAACATTTCAGATGTTTCATTGAAACTCTTATCAGAAGATGTGAAAGATGTCAAACAAAAAATGTGCAAGAAATTGCATTACAATGCGATGGAGACTTTTTGACTGATAACAAAATATATCGTGTACTTGTTTTTTGTATGCCACCTGATATAGTTTTGATTCGTGTGAATCGCATTTGAATTACATATAGAATTAGATATAGAATAACAgattaaacaaaatgaaataaaacagagGATAAATGCAAGTTTGACTAACATGATTAACAGATGGTCAAAAGTTCAAGGCTGAGCTCACTTAATTCATcagttttatttatttttactgCTACATCAATGGTGATTTTTTAACTCTCAATCTTCATGGGTGGAGGTGATGCCAGTGAATTGATGTTCCATGTATAAGGTCACATGTTTTTTATTGCTTGGTTTACAGGAGTGGAGTGCCAACCTGGTATTTTTTCTGGAAGAAATaaaattgatattcaaatgCTTCGAAATTTGTAACTCAAAAATTGGGGTCTTTGGTAAAAAGAAGTAAGCCCTTGACTTTAGAAAGGGTGTAAGATCATTTTAGACATATCATGTGACGCAATAATTATACTTGGTATTGACACTGTTGAAGAATTCTTTTGAATATAACACCACTTTTCATATTATGTGTCAATCTTGTAAATCAAGAAATATAAAACATGTGACGTAAGCAGATGGTGAACAGCTGGTGAAGGGAAGGAATAAACAAGCAGCCTGTATGGTGTGAATTTGAAAGTGAATGAACAGATTCTCTTCAATATCATAGATGTTCATGTAATAATTAAGTAAATGGGTCTTCAGGAAATAGAATGTAATTAAGTGAATTCAGccttataaacaaaaaaaagttTATGGATAGGATGCCTCATGAAATATCTATTTAACGGGGTTTAGAGATTTTCACAGGGTTCTCAGGTAGGATAAAGCATTTTCTTTTGGACTCTGCATTATTTGAAAACTTTCTTctcttttgacattttgataatttgtgatTTTTTCCCTGACATTCATTTCTTCTGATCCCCAAAATACATATCtgaggtttttaaaaatttcacagTTAGTTGTCAATATTTTAAGAATCTctgaatatcatgaaaattacttgGCTTATATCTGTTATTCAGTGGCAATTTTGTAACTCGAAATTTCATGTGTGCCTATATGCTACTCtgtagtacattgtatgtgatGGCACAgaaagaaaaattttcaaaatttggtaTAGCATGAAGATGTGATctaattttcaaattatttcttCATAGGAGGTTTTAGAATTTGCTGTTATTTTATGTTAAATTGGAAAAGTTATAAAAAGTCAAAGACAAAAATTGTCACTTAGgatctttttaaaaaatatcattatcaaaatatcagataGTTTTCAAATTACGGAGAGATCAATAGAAAACACATTTTCCTACTGAATGGTGAAAACTCAATTAAAATCAGCCAACTCATTCCATAGATATTTCAGGAAACAAGGTGTCCATATACCAtgagtgtacatacatgtaaaacagATGTTATAATGGTATGTCTTATTGTCCTACTTCCTGGCTTTTTTGCCAGTTACTCAATGAACTCACCACTAGGTGCCCATGATTTAACTTGACTTTAAGACTCTTCAACTCAGTAAAATGATGAACTTGGTATACAAAGTTTGGTAACAAAACTATTGAATGTTTAGTAGATACATGTCACTCTTCAGTATTTATTCCATGGCAAATGATGTGGCTATGTAATTTGAGTTGATTGTTACTGCGAAGGGTTTAGCTGAGAGGAAGAATTCCTCGACTTCATCAGCAGTGTCCAGTGAAACTTCTTGAGCTTTCAAGAAATCAGAGAGCACCGGATTGTGCGCACTGATGCGATACTTGACACCATGGTCAGACAGGTTTAGTTTGACCCTGACTTGTTTAAGGACAGAAGCTGATAGTTGTCTCATGTTACAGCATTTACACCTGTATGTATTTTGCAAGAGGTCTACTGTATTAACAATGGCTTTGCAGCTGTTGCATGATACAATGATTGAACACTGAACACTCTCACATTTAGCACTGGTGAGTTTAGTAAGATCTTCTAATTCAGGCAGGTCCAAGCAAGGGTTTTCCATTTCATCAGTCTCTGTGATAATGGTTGATGTAGTGGTCTGGAGATGTTTGATGTTAAAATTTGATACTGAGAGATTTGTGAATTTATAAGTATGGTTGATTTCTATTATGTCAATGCTGTCTGCCCAAGCTGTGAGTCTGACAGATGTTTTGTCATCTGCAATAGCGAAAACCTTTTTTTTGGTTGGCTCCGTTTTGTAGCTGAGTTGAACCTCACTTTGTTCTTCGACTACTTGGTTAACAAAGGCTGTGATATTGATCTGAAATTTAAGAAATAATAGAAATGGACTAAGTGTAAGGTTGGAATTTTAAAAGGAAGTTGTCTTAAAAGTAGACCAAAGTCTACGTTTCTTCGAGAGTGAATGGAGAAATAGGGGGAAAAGTAGTAAACAAAGTTGATTTTGGTTTCCGTACTGTAGTAGTAAGATAATGGCCAGTAACGAAATGGTAAAAAATTAATGGACTGTATGCACGTATCAACACGGTGGGCTAATATTCGAATATAAGTGCTTTTAAATGAACAAGAAGTGAACCATCCAATGATTCcaaaaagaacattttcatttatttctgtaTATGTAGCAGTTGGTTTAGAAATTAGTAACAATGTTATTCCTGTAGAGACAAAGACTGTACAAATGATGGCACCATAGAATTTACCTTATTCTTTTCTGTTGATGGAATTTTGTAAACGAAATCAGTAACAGTTGTTGTTACGGGTTGCTGAAGTTTCGGTGTCTTGTACTTAAAGGAAAGAGCTTTCTTGGTGTTTTCAAGGGTGGTGTCCTTGTTGACTTTGATATCTTCCTTGGTGTTGTCATACCAGTTGGGTGTTGTGTGGATTTTGGCGAGCTTGATTGGGCTTCTGAAAAGTAATGGAAATAGTTGAAATCAAATGGATAATTTCTTTTTAGACTGAGGTATCATTTAGATAGAATAATAAACATGTGAAAACTGCCTGAATGATTGATTTGAGTCACCAGAACACACATGATGACTTTTTCTGGCTATTGAACTGAATGATTGATTACAGTCACCGGAACACACATTTTTTTCTGGCTTTTGAAAGCTCCAGACCAGAGGTAGAGGGCTTTCTGGCCCGAGAAAATTTGACTGCGTTCTGGTAAGAAGGATCAGTGAAGAgggcatttttttatttttcatatgCCACAAGTTCGCCAAAAACAAGCTGCACTGGGATAAAAATATGAATAGAAATACTGGAATATAGTGAGAAAAGGAACAATTTCCCATGTCGTCATGTGACTGAGGTAATTGTAATGCCCTGGGGAGATATCTTCTGGACAATGTCTCCATATGGATGGCAAGCGGTGAGCATTGAGCAGCAAGTGGTGAGCGCTGATTGACACACAGTAATCTCAATTCCCCTCTGGTTGATTTGAGGGACAATGCAGGTGCTGGGTCAATTCTTGCCTATACATGAATAAGTGGTATTGGTAGTCTTGAATAAGTGGTATTCTCGAATAATCagcttttttttttcttgtcctATTCATCATTGCTTGGAGTTAACAAGAAATCAAGGACTTAGTGTCCTTCTACTAGGTCAATTTAAAGATTTTACTTCAACCGCAATATAAATTTTTGAAAGGCCAGGGCTAAATCTATCAATGTACATTTTTTGGTAGCTCTACTAGGTCTTGGCATGAGAGTTAGAAATTTGGGGtgatcatcataatcattgtaaTGCAGTATTGAAGAAACTGGACTCTTACTTTTTCTCTTCAGCCTCCTTGAAAAAGGTGTGGTGTCTTTGGTGAAAGCAAACCACTCGTTGAAATTGTGTAGATCCTGTTTGAATTTGTGAGTCGAAGTAGTTCATATTTGTTTTAGATCTTTTCACTGGTGAAGTATTATGAACAAAGCCGACAACTGACTTGTCCTCTTCGGGTAAAggtcttttttgtttgtttgatgcCACATCCTTGTCTTTCATTTCCTTGTTGTTGGTCTCCATTTTGAATTCTGAGCTGGAAGTGGAAGAAAACATATTATATACATTTCTGAGAACACCTTATATACCGTACTACAGACTGATGATGTAATAATACAGAGTGAGGGCCTAAAATCTTTGGTACACGGAAGGAAATAAGTACAGTAGAGCTTGAAGCAGCATTGAGACACTTAATCTTACTGAAATGTAACAACAGGTTAGTTAGTAGAGTGTATTAAAGGTGAACTGAAGTCACAAAAATCTGCTGATCACCACACTTGTATAGTTATCTCTTACTTCTATGTAGCTGATGCCCTGATACCAAGGTTCCAAGCAGAAGCCAAGTCAGTTCCTGTACACACTTCGTGTTACTGAGAACACCTTTGTTACAATGTGTCTTCTTTGACCAACTGATTGTGAACACAGTAGCCCCCACAAAAAGATAGTAATCAAGGCTGTTCGGAGACTTTGTTCTCCCTGCTGTAAATTCAACTATGAAGACGGGTGCAAATGTTGCTAGCCGTCATAAACCAGGAAAAAGCATCTGGCCGATTAtctaatttcaattatttttaGGGGGAAGAATCCTGGACCTCTCTCAGGTGAAAACAGATTGTGTCTTTAGTGCATGGCATAATGATCTCAGCATAATGTAGGGCTGAATTTGACCTCATTCAGCTCAAAATTCTTGATCTGCCGttaacggtgagccaata
Coding sequences within it:
- the LOC135495838 gene encoding uncharacterized protein LOC135495838 isoform X2, with the translated sequence METNNKEMKDKDVASNKQKRPLPEEDKSVVGFVHNTSPVKRSKTNMNYFDSQIQTGSTQFQRVVCFHQRHHTFFKEAEEKKSPIKLAKIHTTPNWYDNTKEDIKVNKDTTLENTKKALSFKYKTPKLQQPVTTTVTDFVYKIPSTEKNKINITAFVNQVVEEQSEVQLSYKTEPTKKKVFAIADDKTSVRLTAWADSIDIIEINHTYKFTNLSVSNFNIKHLQTTTSTIITETDEMENPCLDLPELEDLTKLTSAKCESVQCSIIVSCNSCKAIVNTVDLLQNTYRCKCCNMRQLSASVLKQVRVKLNLSDHGVKYRISAHNPVLSDFLKAQEVSLDTADEVEEFFLSAKPFAVTINSNYIATSFAME
- the LOC135495838 gene encoding uncharacterized protein LOC135495838 isoform X1, producing the protein MFSSTSSSEFKMETNNKEMKDKDVASNKQKRPLPEEDKSVVGFVHNTSPVKRSKTNMNYFDSQIQTGSTQFQRVVCFHQRHHTFFKEAEEKKSPIKLAKIHTTPNWYDNTKEDIKVNKDTTLENTKKALSFKYKTPKLQQPVTTTVTDFVYKIPSTEKNKINITAFVNQVVEEQSEVQLSYKTEPTKKKVFAIADDKTSVRLTAWADSIDIIEINHTYKFTNLSVSNFNIKHLQTTTSTIITETDEMENPCLDLPELEDLTKLTSAKCESVQCSIIVSCNSCKAIVNTVDLLQNTYRCKCCNMRQLSASVLKQVRVKLNLSDHGVKYRISAHNPVLSDFLKAQEVSLDTADEVEEFFLSAKPFAVTINSNYIATSFAME